From Streptomyces fungicidicus, one genomic window encodes:
- a CDS encoding substrate-binding domain-containing protein codes for MITRPPSRRLPRRRPAALAAAVALLATGCSAYGATDDSSDSDGRPSGSRAGGIKVTMVTHGSEGDAFWDRVKRGAEAAAAKDGIELTYLSDPDPAGQADLVREAVRDGVDGIALTLAKPAAMRGPVNEARAADIPVVGLNSGIDAWKSAGLLEYFGQDESVAGRAVGDKLDELKAKHALCVVHERGNVALEARCAGVKKTFGGTTENLYVDGTDMRAVSGIITARLRQDPTIDEVITNGADFALTAVDAVAEADSGADVATFDLNNDLVEAVRGGNVQFAVDQQPYLQGYLAVDALWLYRTNGNISGGGVAPVLTGPAFVTKANAASVAGFAADGTR; via the coding sequence ATGATCACTCGTCCCCCGTCCCGCCGCCTCCCGAGACGCCGCCCGGCGGCGCTGGCCGCCGCCGTGGCGCTGCTGGCCACCGGCTGCTCCGCCTACGGCGCGACCGACGACTCCTCGGACTCCGACGGCCGTCCGAGCGGTTCCCGCGCCGGAGGGATCAAGGTCACGATGGTCACCCACGGCAGCGAGGGCGACGCGTTCTGGGACCGGGTGAAGAGGGGCGCCGAGGCGGCGGCCGCCAAGGACGGCATCGAGCTGACGTACCTGAGCGACCCGGACCCGGCGGGACAGGCCGACCTGGTCCGCGAGGCGGTCCGCGACGGCGTCGACGGCATCGCGCTGACGCTGGCCAAGCCGGCCGCCATGAGGGGCCCGGTCAACGAGGCGCGGGCGGCGGACATCCCCGTGGTCGGGCTCAACTCCGGTATCGACGCCTGGAAGTCGGCGGGGCTGCTGGAGTACTTCGGCCAGGACGAGAGCGTGGCGGGGCGGGCCGTCGGCGACAAGCTGGACGAGCTGAAGGCCAAGCACGCCCTGTGCGTCGTCCACGAGCGTGGCAACGTTGCCCTGGAGGCCCGCTGCGCCGGCGTGAAGAAGACGTTCGGCGGGACGACGGAGAACCTCTACGTGGACGGCACCGACATGCGCGCCGTCTCCGGCATCATCACCGCCCGGCTGCGGCAGGACCCGACCATCGACGAGGTCATCACCAACGGGGCGGACTTCGCGCTCACCGCGGTCGACGCCGTCGCGGAGGCGGACAGCGGCGCCGACGTCGCCACGTTCGACCTCAACAACGACCTGGTGGAAGCGGTGCGCGGCGGCAACGTCCAGTTCGCCGTGGACCAGCAGCCGTATCTGCAGGGCTATCTCGCCGTGGACGCCCTGTGGCTGTACCGCACCAACGGCAACATCAGCGGCGGCGGGGTCGCGCCCGTGCTCACCGGACCGGCGTTCGTCACCAAGGCCAACGCGGCCTCGGTCGCCGGGTTCGCCGCCGACGGAACCCGCTGA
- a CDS encoding lytic polysaccharide monooxygenase: MPRTTAHRTALAAVFVTPLLLPLWAAGQAGAHGAPTDPVSRVVACSPEGGERAGSAACRAAVAANGGPFTAWDNLRVADVGGRDRQRIPDGRLCSGGLPAYRGLDLPRTDWPATRVAPGGALPVTYASTIPHTGTFRMYLTRPGYDPAKPLTWSDLPAKPFAEVTDPALTDGAYRFRVTLPSDRTGRHVLYTVWRNSGTPDTYYSCADVVFPEAEKQADPARESTADPAEAEKSADPVEKGPAPSSSAPRPRTAATPAAGAPAPRAAGTAGAAAADTTAAASGPSAPLLAGGAGAVLVLTGGAALALRLRRR, translated from the coding sequence ATGCCCCGGACGACCGCACACCGCACCGCGCTCGCGGCGGTCTTCGTGACCCCGCTGCTGCTGCCGCTGTGGGCGGCCGGGCAGGCCGGGGCCCACGGTGCGCCGACGGATCCGGTGAGCCGGGTCGTGGCCTGCTCGCCGGAGGGCGGCGAGCGCGCGGGGTCGGCGGCCTGCCGGGCCGCCGTCGCCGCCAACGGCGGGCCGTTCACGGCGTGGGACAACCTGCGGGTGGCGGACGTCGGCGGCCGGGACCGGCAGCGGATCCCCGACGGGCGGCTGTGCAGCGGGGGCCTGCCCGCCTACCGGGGCCTCGACCTCCCGCGCACGGACTGGCCGGCGACGCGGGTGGCGCCCGGCGGGGCGCTGCCGGTGACGTACGCCTCGACGATCCCGCACACCGGCACCTTCCGGATGTACCTGACCAGGCCCGGCTACGACCCGGCGAAGCCGCTCACCTGGTCCGACCTGCCCGCGAAGCCGTTCGCCGAGGTCACGGACCCCGCGCTGACGGACGGCGCGTACCGGTTCCGGGTGACGCTGCCGTCGGACCGGACGGGGCGTCATGTGCTCTACACGGTCTGGCGGAACAGCGGCACCCCCGACACGTACTACTCGTGCGCGGACGTGGTGTTCCCGGAGGCGGAGAAGCAGGCGGACCCGGCACGGGAGAGTACGGCGGACCCGGCGGAGGCGGAGAAGTCGGCGGACCCGGTGGAGAAGGGCCCGGCCCCCTCGTCGTCGGCTCCGCGTCCCCGGACGGCGGCCACCCCGGCCGCGGGCGCCCCGGCGCCGCGTGCCGCGGGGACCGCGGGCGCGGCCGCCGCGGACACCACCGCCGCCGCGTCGGGGCCCTCCGCCCCGCTGCTCGCGGGCGGCGCCGGCGCCGTCCTGGTGCTCACCGGGGGCGCCGCGCTGGCGCTGCGGCTGCGCCGGCGCTGA
- a CDS encoding ScbR family autoregulator-binding transcription factor: protein MARQVRAEQTRATIITAAADLFDRQGYESTSLSDIVEHAQVTKGALYFHFAAKEDLAHAILELQSATSRRLARDTETRGQTSLEALMRLTFCIARMSAEDPVLRAGLRLATGGTRPRPPLSHPFTEWLDIVTSRLLGAVKESDVHPDVDIDVVAHSLVCFFVGTRVVGRSRESVARQPRRTAEMWQLLIRGLVPVTRRARYLSLAARLEREIAPV, encoded by the coding sequence ATGGCGAGGCAGGTACGCGCCGAGCAGACCCGCGCGACGATCATCACGGCCGCCGCCGACCTGTTCGACCGGCAGGGCTATGAATCGACCAGTCTCAGCGACATCGTCGAGCACGCCCAAGTGACCAAGGGGGCCCTCTACTTCCACTTCGCCGCGAAGGAGGACCTCGCCCACGCCATCCTGGAACTCCAGTCCGCGACCAGCCGCCGGCTGGCCAGGGACACCGAGACGCGCGGGCAGACCTCGCTGGAGGCGCTGATGCGCCTCACCTTCTGCATAGCCAGGATGTCGGCCGAGGACCCCGTCCTGCGGGCCGGACTGCGCCTCGCCACCGGCGGCACCCGCCCGCGCCCGCCGCTCAGCCACCCCTTCACCGAGTGGCTGGACATCGTCACCTCCCGGCTCCTCGGCGCCGTGAAGGAGTCCGACGTCCACCCGGACGTCGACATCGACGTCGTGGCGCACTCCCTGGTCTGCTTCTTCGTCGGCACCAGGGTCGTCGGCCGCTCCCGCGAGTCCGTCGCCCGGCAGCCCCGCCGCACGGCGGAGATGTGGCAGCTCCTCATCCGCGGCCTGGTCCCCGTGACCCGGCGCGCCCGCTACCTCTCGCTGGCCGCCCGGCTGGAACGGGAGATCGCGCCGGTGTGA